Proteins encoded by one window of Rutidosis leptorrhynchoides isolate AG116_Rl617_1_P2 chromosome 7, CSIRO_AGI_Rlap_v1, whole genome shotgun sequence:
- the LOC139857648 gene encoding sec-independent protein translocase protein TATA, chloroplastic-like: MAISTVATQTITLQSSIPYRTSSISTKTSSFSSSNSSFFTNTFKPLTLPTHGNRSSQLKNKKSAFSCTCLFGLGVPELVVIAGVVALVFGPKKLPEVGRSIGKTVKSFQQAAKEFETELKKDPETLGESSDITNVSEKEPEDLKVPSTKDSL, encoded by the exons ATGGCTATTTCCACCGTCGCCACACAAACTATCACCTTACAATCATCCATCCCTTATCGCACTTCATCAATATCAACAAAAACATCTTCATTTTCTTCTTCAAATTCATCTTTTTTCACCAACACCTTTAAGCCGTTAACCCTACCTACTCATGGAAACAGATCCAGTCAGCTCAAGAATAAAAAATCAGCCTTTTCTTGTACTTGTTTGTTCGGACTTGGTGTACCGGAGCTTGTAGTAATTGCCGGCGTCGTTGCGCTTGTTTTTGGCCCTAAAAAGCTGCCGGAAGTTGGTCGGAGTATTGGCAAAACCGTCAAGAGCTTCCAACAG GCAGCAAAAGAATTTGAAACGGAGTTAAAAAAGGATCCTGAAACACTTGGAGAGTCATCAGACATAACCAATGTCAGTGAGAAGGAGCCCGAAGACTTGAAAGTGCCATCCACGAAAGACAGTTTGTAA